The following are encoded together in the Salvia hispanica cultivar TCC Black 2014 chromosome 6, UniMelb_Shisp_WGS_1.0, whole genome shotgun sequence genome:
- the LOC125195320 gene encoding calcium-dependent protein kinase 17-like, whose translation RLTSFSSTKPTIVLIAAAAVATGVDCQAIETSSREILIKPAGGDQGSSNWINPQIRAGGANPQIGSIPKFGDGAAETFEAVLRGNLRFPSKIFHSMSPEAKDLLRKMICRDPSRRLSVEQVLINGGEM comes from the exons CGCCTCACCTCTTTCTCCTCCACAAAACCAACGATAGTTCTCATCGCCGCCGCAGCAGTGGCAACAGGGGTCGATTGTCAAGCAATCGAGACTTCATCTCGTGAAATCCTCATCAAGCCTGCAGGAGGAGATCAAGGTTCCTCAAATTGGATCAATCCCCAAATTCGCGCCGGCGGTGCAAATCCCCAAATTGGATCAATCCCCAAATTTGGTGACGGGGCGGCGGAGACTTTTGAGGCGGTGCTGAGGGGGAATCTGAGGTTTCCGTCAAAGATTTTCCATTCTATGTCGCCGGAGGCTAAGGATCTGTTGAGGAAGATGATCTGTCGAGATCCTTCTAGAAGGCTCTCCGTCGAGCAAGTTTTGA TAAATGGAGGAGAGATGTGA